GTACTCACCTTTATGATCACAAATCGCTTGTACGTTCAGAGAATGATAACCTTTTCGGTTCACGAAGTCGTTTTCATTGACACGTGGCGCCTGAATGCGGATGTGTGTACAGTCAATGCACCCGATCACACCCGGGAAGCCGTTCTTGGCGAAGAAGGCCTGTTTGATCACAGTTTTCCTGTCTTCATCGGGCCAAACAATGAACATATGTTGGCGACGTACGAGAGCCTGTGACACTGCAGTTATGCATCGTGAGACCGTGGATTTTGGTAGCCCGAATGTATCGCCGATTACCTCTAGGAAACTTCCAGATGCGAAGAAACGCAAGGCTACAAGAACTTGAACAAGTGGCGAGAGTGCGTGGTTACGAGCGGTGTTTCTCGCTAGATCATCGGACAACAAATCGACAAGGTAATTTATGGAGTCTCTACCAAAACGGAATCTCGACTTAACGTCGTTCTCGCTTAAGTAGTCATCCAAACGTGCATTAAAAAGCCTGAAACGCCGCGGTCTGGCTCGTCTTGCACCAGCAAGACGACCAAACAACAACATGTCGGCCATCTTGTTTTTGCAAATTTATCCCTGGAATAGCGATTTATTACCACCTTGCAAGGTGTAATAAATTTATCCCAGATTTATTCCCTGAATAGCGCTATTCCTTCTTTCAGGAACAGAAGTTATGCTGGGGATAAAGTTATCCCTGGAATAAGGCACATTTATACCTGGAATAGAGTTATACCTCCTTTCAGGAACCGGCCCcagttaaacaaaaaaagaagggACGGTAGGATGGACAACGGACGGGCGAAAGGAACTAAACTGATGTCATGATAGTGTCATTAAATTTTcagaattaatatttttttccatGTTCCTATTTTTCTCCGCTAGTATATTGATTTAGTCATCCAGGTAAAATCACTGTAGAAATCGAAGTTAAAGACTATTGCATCTGCTATTAAGTGTTAGAAACTCAGAGATGAAGGCTTCAAGGTAACATTAAAAGAATTGGATATAGGAGGGTCCTTGCTATCAAGCTGGCTTGTTGGCTCCCGGTCGAGAATGACACCATGACCGACATTTACTGGTTCTGATTGATCCCGCAATAACATCTTcctcagtaataataataacaataataacaataataataatactaataataatagtaatattaataataagccACTTGAGAAAATTATCATCAATAAGCCCTTCTTTTAAATTGCAAATATTCTCTGATAGGAATCTTTATGTCTGAGCTCAAAACGACTTGAGAGAGAGCGAACAAGTGTAAGATCTCCAGTTCTCAAGAATACGTACACCATAAAAATAGTACCAATGAAATATAACAAGTGGGTTTTAAGGTAGATAAGTTGGTGgtgtaatttttattgtttaaagCTAAGAATACTTGTGGTGGTAAACTTACAGCGTTTCTAGAGCCGTAAGACCATAGAAAATCTTGGGTGGTAGTTCCACTATTTTGTTTCCTTCGAGATTCCTATGAATGAACATGcgcaaattaataaaaatatgtacatttattttcaaaaattaaaatagttaatttattgaaatacttttttttttctgattcaaGCGGTATTCAATTTCCTTAAAAAGTTGCACATAAATAAATGGTCCATCTTTTTagctaaaaagaagaaagacgaGGAGTTATCTCTTTtctaaaaagacaaaaagaaatcaGTCAAACTTAAGATAAAAGTGATAATGAAACATCCAAGAATTAATTATCTTTTAGTTTTGCACGTACGATCTACGCTATGAAATCAACAACGAAGAGAGCATCCAAGTCATTCACCCACAAATGGATACGTGGAACACTGGGCAATATATGGCACATGATTAAAGCGAATCTGTACACTAGCTTGATTTAAATTAAtatcaataaaaaaatttgtaaaaatgataattaattaattatcaaaTCACCGCGGTGACAAAAATGAGCAATAAACTCACAtttaatgttttgtttatttcaacaaatataacattgtcaaaatctcaaatctatatatatatatatatatatttaacagttattcttcgaggacgcgccggatatgagctgatatatataaccaacgaggccgtaggccgagttggttattatcaggtcatatccggcaagtccgagaagaataactgttttagtaaattttcaagcaagtCTCTTGATCtgttcgggtgaaacctcctcaaatcgtgacattttctttaccgacgacgccgcggaacaattttttccgacgtccaaaatttcagcacaagaaattcgccatcagtttttccttacttggtcaaacttaacgataatggctcatatgatgggcttagggaaccaatcagaaagctggaaaatcattatcgtgagctaaaaatttactaaatatatatatatatatatatatatatatatatatatatatatatatatatatatatatatatatatatatatatacatttgtgggaagctcgaggtggcttttaaagct
The Acropora muricata isolate sample 2 chromosome 3, ASM3666990v1, whole genome shotgun sequence genome window above contains:
- the LOC136911921 gene encoding putative nuclease HARBI1; this translates as MADMLLFGRLAGARRARPRRFRLFNARLDDYLSENDVKSRFRFGRDSINYLVDLLSDDLARNTARNHALSPLVQVLVALRFFASGSFLEVIGDTFGLPKSTVSRCITAVSQALVRRQHMFIVWPDEDRKTVIKQAFFAKNGFPGVIGCIDCTHIRIQAPRVNENDFVNRKGYHSLNVQAICDHKGMFTNVVAKWPGNAHDSFIFQDSLIYDKLNDELKDLEDGFLIGDSGYGCKPFIMTPYPHPSTQHQEAFNEALGKTRVKIEQSFGIFKRRFHLMHSEIRMDPVKVSQLIGACAVLHNIAILRNDMYDPGEAMLENDQPDVPPYDGPEDGLQIRDYICEHYF